Proteins from one Oryza sativa Japonica Group chromosome 12, ASM3414082v1 genomic window:
- the LOC4352306 gene encoding uncharacterized protein, with protein sequence MPPTGALHAGGRHLLPLRRAPGAAQQPWSHVRSHLISSSKRPSPSPSPPPPPPPPLPVAPSTSAFVQTAGRRSGGGAGAGAAVGSGVVAWYLGSIEARPVLTKSVTAAAIFTVADLSSQMITLGPEDSLDLVRTLRMASYGLLISGPSLHIWFNFVSKLLPKQDVMNTFKKMFLGQAVYGPIINSVFFSYNAGLQGETIPEIMARLKRDLIPTIKSGLIYWPLCDFITFKFIPVHLQPLVSNSFSFLWTIYITYMASLKKADVDVTTSS encoded by the exons atgcCCCCGACCGGAGCGCtccacgccggcggccgccacctcctcccgctccgccgcgccccGGGTGCGGCCCAGCAGCCATGGTCCCACGTCCGCTCCCAcctcatctcctcctccaagcgcccctccccctccccctccccgccgccgccgccgcccccgccgctgccggtTGCCCCGTCTACCTCCGCCTTCGTGCAGACCGCGGGCAGGAGGAGCGGGGGCGGGGCCGGGGCCGGGGCCGCCGTCGGGTCCGGGGTGGTCGCGTGGTACCTCGGCTCGATCGAGGCGCGGCCCGTGCTGACCAAgagcgtcaccgccgccgccatcttcaCCGTCGCCGACCTCTCCTCCCAG ATGATCACACTTGGCCCTGAAGATTCACTTGATCTAGTTAGGACTCTGCGGATGGCTAGTTATGGGCTGCTGATCTCAGGACCTTCCTTGCATATTTGGTTCAACTTTGTCTCAAAATTGCTCCCCAAACAGGACGTAATGAACACCTTCAAGAAGATGTTTCTTGGGCAAGCGGTTTATGGACCAATTATTAATTCAGTTTTCTTCTCATACAATGCAGGATTGCAAG GTGAGACCATCCCAGAGATCATGGCAAGACTGAAGAGAGATTTAATCCCGACCATCAAAAGTGGACTTATATACTGGCCACTTTGTGACTTTATCACTTTCAAGTTTATCCCCGTTCATTTACAG CCGCTAGTGAGCAATTCCTTCTCGTTTCTTTGGACCATCTACATAACATACATGGCTAGCTTAAAGAAAGCAGATGTTGATGTGACCACGAGTTCATAA
- the LOC4352307 gene encoding uncharacterized protein gives MEKEHIKMAILKQEQTFRQQVNELHRVYRVQKQLMIEMQSISTQAQAKADNRTIPRLEMDHQQWYRNSGEKKAPEFVEDFDLELTLATGAGRKQEKPSNSDSGATVSSSTSAESESEQRFPESNVALRFQNESKRHDDQLMQSPWLYQCLSLKMA, from the exons ATggagaaagaacacatcaagatGGCCATCCTGAAGCAGGAACAGACATTCAGACAACAG GTCAATGAGCTGCATCGTGTGTACCGGGTTCAGAAGCAACTGATGATAGAGATGCAGAGCATCTCAACCCAGGCTCAAGCAAAAGCAGACAACCGAACCATACCAAGATTGGAGATGGACCATCAACAATGGTACAGAAACTCGGGGGAGAAGAAGGCCCCCGAATTCGTTGAAGATTTCGACCTTGAACTCACACTGGCAACTGGGGCTGGTAGGAAGCAGGAGAAGCCATCCAACTCGGACTCCGGAGCAACAGTGTCATCGTCGACTTCTGCTGAATCAGAGTCGGAGCAGCGGTTCCCTGAGTCCAATGTAGCCCTAAGGTTTCAGAATGAGAGCAAGAGGCATGATGATCAGCTCATGCAATCTCCTTGGCTCTATCAATGTTTAAGTCTGAAGATGGCATGA
- the LOC9268136 gene encoding uncharacterized protein yields MSSSSSAAAGAGSGEPSSTSRPGKEREDGGDGGGRKEGEGGADFDLAGAAAGWVEARTSCPHLPAMPAASADDLARVPPPDSPCSRCHHPAENWLCLICKDVLCSRFINKHMLYHYQDTGHCLALSFSDLSIWCFACDSYLDVQSILELRPVYEVAHLMKFGQRPPFRSLDVLDLSSGQNGGSPSQS; encoded by the exons AtgtcgtcatcctcctccgccgccgcaggtgCTGGCTCCGGCGAGCCCTCGTCGACGTCCCGGCCG gggaaggagagggaggacggcggcgatggcggcggccgtaaggagggggagggaggcgcggatTTTGATCTGGCCGGAGCCGCGGCTGGGTGGGTGGAGGCGCGGACCAGCTGCCCTCACCTCCCCGCCATGCCCGCGGCCAGCGCCGACGACctcgcgcgcgtgccgccgcccgaCTCGCCGTGCTCTAG ATGTCATCACCCTGCTGAAAACTGGTTGTGCTTGATCTGTAAAGATGTCCTGTGCAGCCGTTTTATCAACAAACATATGTTGTACCATTATCAAGATACAGGACATTGTCTTGCCCTGAGCTTCAG TGATCTGTCAATCTGGTGTTTTGCCTGCGACTCCTACCTAGACGTTCAATCCATCTTAGAACTGCGTCCAGTTTATGAAGTTGCACATCTGATGAAATTTGGACAGCGGCCTCCATTTCGATCACTTGATGTACTGGATTTGAGCAGTGGACAGAACGGAGGTTCACCATCACAGTCCTAA
- the LOC4352308 gene encoding small ribosomal subunit protein uS14, with translation MGHSNVWNSHPKNYGPGSRVCRVCGNPHGLIRKYGLMCCRQCFRSNAKDIGFIKYR, from the exons atggGGCACTCCAACGTGTGGAACTCCCACCCCAAGAACTACGGGCCGGGCTCCCGCGTCTG CCGGGTGTGCGGGAACCCTCATGGACTGATCAGGAAGTACGGGCTCATGTGCTGCAGACAGTGCTTCCGCAGCAACGCCAAGGACATCGGCTTCATCAAG TACCGCTAA